From a single Peromyscus maniculatus bairdii isolate BWxNUB_F1_BW_parent chromosome 4, HU_Pman_BW_mat_3.1, whole genome shotgun sequence genomic region:
- the LOC143273041 gene encoding vomeromodulin-like, with protein MMWALSAVVIMLSIQAGTLDLVETPPGVSSLPVAMPNVSTLPLIIPSHPHLKGSSNSQGLPPRKHPAAPKGGKCAPAARYFLASGKLHDYLMDTLPPQIEELVKCNGVGMGGVLGTVMSTLDNLDLLSLLDPTSLLEGAGGLGLDGLLGPKGDEESSKSSSGSKATGGLNNLLPGGKGGLGSLLNLGGDKDSGKGLLKGEGLSNIKKTLGGAVEDVEHLKESVEAKVKDILPEDIKDTFSDLLKINLQELVLEFKVDEVREESTDITMEADEIQVHSTATAILGGKGVLGPVITLLKFESNLDVTMKIAVSSNNTKCVNLDVQDTHIKVNEMKIQLIETVTGTVPLPVPLPLNNIVAILLTAEMNENLQKSNSCAIVLKDFNDCKNATGLFKYQVQSTRISSKGLSIFYCAEFNLGKKTVPVPGGRLPPDPKNATISVTMSTSMLKILLIYVAKQSSVKMNDLGANITKIAYAFQKDKLLGVTYEVEITKDSEDFATGKTKLIIAHNSKISKTKLTPDIKIKRSENTVEPPEAKEEVEGIMVEVMKKAWSSFNEMFQQMNVPEGVTTFTLKDANVRPLRSNHLQAAN; from the exons ATGATGTGGGCTCTCTCAGCCGTGGTCATCATGTTGAGCATCCAAGCAGGAACACTTGACCTGGTGGAAACACCCCCAGGGGTGAGCAGTCTCCCTGTTGCTATGCCCAATGTGAGCACTCTCCCTCTTATCATACCAAGCCACCCACACCTCAAAGGTTCCTCCAACAGCCAAGGCTTGCCTCCCAGAAAGCATCCAGCTGCCCCCAAAGGAGGCAAGTGTGCACCTGCAGCCAGATACTTCCTCGCCAGCGGCAAACTCCACGACT ATCTCATGGACACTCTGCCCCCACAGATCGAGGAACTTGTGAAGTGTAATGGCGTTGGCATGGGAGGCGTGCTTGGGACAGTGATGTCCACACTGGACAACCTTGACCTGCTCTCACTCTTAGATCCCACCTCCCTCCTAGAAGGGGCAGGAGGTCTTGGCCTAGATGGTCTCCTAGGCCCAAAAGGGGATGAGGAGTCCTCAAAGTCCTCCTCAGGGTCCAAGGCCACTGGAGGACTCAACAACCTACTCCCAGGGGGCAAGGGTGGCCTGGGCAGCTTGCTAAATCTCGGTGGAGACAAGGACTCTGGCAAAGGACTCCTGAAGGGAGAGGGACTCTCCAACATCAAGAAGACCCTGGGTGGCGCGGTGGAAGACGTAGAACATCTGAAAGAATCTGTTGAGGCCAAGGTGAAGGATATCCTCCCAGAAGACATCAAAGACACATTTTCAGATCTGCTCAAGATAAACCTCCAAGAGCTTGTGCTCGA GTTCAAGGTCGACGAGGTGAGAGAGGAGAGCACAGACATCACCATGGAAGCTGATGAGATCCAAGTCCACTCCACAGCCACTGCCATCTTAGGTGGAAAAGG CGTACTTGGACCTGTCATCACCCTACTGAAATTTGAATCTAACTTGGATGTGACAATGAAAATTGCTGTTTCCTCCAACAACACAAAATGTGTCAACCTTGACGTCCAAGACACCCATATCAAGGTCAACGAAATGAAAATACAGTTAATAGAGAC TGTCACAGGAACTGTGCCTCTCCCTGTGCCTCTGCCCTTGAATAATATCGTCGCAATACTGCTGACAGCAGAAATGAATGAGAAT CTGCAGAAATCCAACTCCTGTGCCATTGTCCTCAAGGACTTCAATGACTGCAAGAATG cTACCGGCTTATTCAAGTACCAGGTTCAGAGTACCAGGATCTCTTCCAAAGGACTTTCCATTTTCTACTGT GCGGAATtcaatttggggaaaaaaacagtGCCTGTGCCTGGAGGTCGGCTGCCTCCAGATCCCAAAAATGCCACCATTTCTGTAACTATGTCCACCTCGATGTTGAAGATACTTTTAATATATGTAGCCAAGCAGAGCTCTGTCAAG ATGAATGACCTGGGTGCCAACATCACCAAAATAGCCTATGCcttccagaaagacaaactccTCGGAGTCACTTATGAGGTTGAAATAACAAAGGACAGTGAGGACTTTGCCACTGGGAAAACG AAATTAATCATCGCTCATAACAGCAAGATTTCAAAAACTAAACTGACACCAGATATCAAAATCAAGAG GTCTGAGAACACAGTGGAGCCCCCTGAGGCT aaggAAGAGGTGGAAGGCATTATGGTTGAAGTCATGAAGAAGGCCTGGTCTTCCTTCAATG AAATGTTTCAACAAATGAATGTTCCGGAAGGAGTGACTACATTTACCCTAAAGGATGCCAATGTCAGACCGCTGAGATCG AATCACCTTCAGGCAGCAAACTGA